Proteins from a single region of Barnesiella propionica:
- a CDS encoding lipocalin-like domain-containing protein has product MAIKSIFKRVSEIIIASIFTACSGTSIEGSWVEPVPDMDHMFQGIKIEAGGKASSINMTTLQYETWEKKGDKLILTGKSIGNHQTLSFSDTLTIEKLTQDCLILNNGYNLLKYSKAGKEEARDIIPASATPFYVNGELIIGHEVRSFMQKGDSIDYWIVDETGELTQKYDEVTKGTKNGTPVYAELKVINMGKSNDGFAAEYAGVYKVVTVLNVENNDPKAKKRDNNIVNHSITEDNLKTKLKIASGLGDLTARYFEGTITDNSYCSLIIYNYKHSGDGIFSISIINANKELFTTNGTVYTLKGENETTQWKCISNDGKETFYFLLDLNNNQIFWEPNDISYGKHHQLNLTLTEIIK; this is encoded by the coding sequence ATGGCAATAAAATCAATATTTAAAAGAGTAAGCGAAATTATAATTGCTTCAATATTTACAGCCTGCAGTGGAACAAGCATCGAGGGATCGTGGGTAGAACCTGTACCGGATATGGACCACATGTTTCAAGGCATTAAAATAGAAGCTGGCGGGAAAGCTTCTTCTATCAACATGACGACACTCCAATATGAAACATGGGAAAAGAAAGGGGACAAATTAATTCTGACAGGAAAGAGTATAGGAAATCATCAAACTTTGTCTTTTTCCGATACATTAACAATAGAGAAACTGACACAGGATTGTTTGATTCTTAACAACGGATATAACCTCTTGAAATATTCCAAAGCGGGCAAAGAAGAAGCAAGGGACATCATACCCGCTTCGGCAACACCATTCTACGTAAACGGAGAATTAATTATCGGACATGAGGTACGTTCTTTTATGCAAAAGGGAGATTCGATCGATTATTGGATTGTTGATGAAACGGGGGAACTCACACAGAAGTACGATGAAGTAACAAAAGGCACGAAAAACGGAACTCCGGTATATGCAGAATTGAAAGTTATCAATATGGGCAAATCAAATGATGGATTTGCTGCCGAATATGCTGGGGTATATAAAGTGGTTACAGTGTTAAACGTTGAAAACAATGATCCAAAAGCAAAAAAAAGAGACAATAATATAGTTAATCATTCCATTACAGAAGACAACCTAAAAACAAAGCTAAAGATAGCATCTGGCTTGGGAGATTTGACAGCACGCTATTTTGAGGGAACGATTACCGATAATTCGTATTGCAGCCTTATTATATACAACTATAAACACAGCGGCGACGGTATATTTTCAATCAGTATTATCAATGCAAACAAGGAGTTGTTTACAACAAACGGAACAGTATATACCTTAAAAGGAGAAAACGAAACGACACAATGGAAGTGTATTTCCAATGATGGTAAAGAGACTTTTTATTTCTTACTGGATTTAAACAACAACCAAATTTTTTGGGAGCCAAACGACATAAGCTATGGAAAACACCATCAACTGAATTTGACTTTAACAGAAATAATTAAATAA
- a CDS encoding GNAT family N-acetyltransferase, whose protein sequence is MNLNDIKIRETTSEDFDDIMDVERQAFGSENEATLVSRLLADKSAEPIVSLLAFHKGQAIGHIFFTRVYFNDGKEQPMMHILAPVAVKPEYQRQGLGGMLIRTGIRLLQEMGSNLVFVLGHKEYYPRYGFLPRAACLGYPAPYPISDQYADFWMVRPVSEKGFDIGRGQIRCSDVLNRPEYWGKE, encoded by the coding sequence ATGAATTTAAATGATATAAAAATAAGAGAAACTACATCTGAAGATTTCGACGATATCATGGATGTTGAAAGGCAGGCGTTCGGCAGTGAAAATGAAGCAACATTGGTATCCCGTCTTTTAGCTGATAAGAGTGCGGAACCTATAGTCTCCCTTTTAGCTTTTCATAAGGGACAGGCGATAGGACATATTTTCTTTACCCGGGTTTATTTTAATGATGGGAAAGAGCAGCCTATGATGCATATTCTTGCTCCTGTGGCGGTGAAACCTGAATACCAGAGGCAAGGTCTCGGTGGAATGCTGATAAGAACAGGAATCAGGTTATTACAGGAGATGGGTTCCAATCTCGTTTTCGTTCTGGGGCATAAAGAGTATTATCCCAGATACGGGTTTTTACCTCGGGCAGCATGTTTGGGTTATCCCGCACCTTATCCTATTTCGGATCAATATGCAGATTTTTGGATGGTTCGGCCTGTTAGTGAAAAAGGATTTGATATCGGCCGGGGGCAAATACGATGTTCCGATGTCCTTAACCGTCCTGAATATTGGGGAAAGGAATAA
- a CDS encoding DUF4251 domain-containing protein — MKKVLLLILLFCSVAVCQSRAVTNGSRQMQKEVRQLKKESEKRLQDLQDSILYHNAAVSIADSTFVLEADRLTFKWGKVAYVNANTNFISMNKEKAVVQVAFHPMLAGPNGIGGVTVEGQPSNVKMKTDKKGNVIFSMNIMGTVTSVQVQITLWGGSNKATATVTPNFNSRTISLDGYIVPYSQSGIFQGQSL, encoded by the coding sequence ATGAAAAAGGTATTATTGTTGATTTTATTGTTTTGTAGTGTTGCCGTGTGTCAGTCACGAGCGGTAACGAATGGTTCCCGACAGATGCAAAAAGAGGTCCGGCAGTTGAAAAAAGAGAGTGAAAAACGGTTGCAGGATCTTCAGGACTCTATTTTGTACCATAACGCTGCCGTATCTATCGCCGATAGTACATTCGTTCTGGAAGCGGACCGGCTCACTTTTAAGTGGGGTAAAGTTGCCTATGTAAATGCCAATACTAACTTTATTTCTATGAATAAAGAAAAAGCAGTGGTTCAGGTCGCATTTCATCCTATGCTTGCCGGTCCCAACGGTATTGGAGGTGTTACGGTTGAAGGACAACCATCGAATGTAAAGATGAAGACCGATAAGAAAGGGAATGTTATTTTTTCGATGAATATCATGGGAACGGTTACATCCGTACAGGTGCAGATTACTCTTTGGGGCGGAAGTAACAAAGCAACGGCTACCGTAACTCCTAACTTTAATTCAAGGACGATTTCGCTGGACGGATATATTGTTCCTTATTCCCAGTCGGGAATTTTTCAGGGGCAGTCCTTGTAA
- a CDS encoding anthranilate synthase component II — protein MKKILVFDNYDSFTYNIVHLVRELGYETEVYRNDKITLDEIGRYDKIILSPGPGLPCESGLLPELLYRYAAEKSILGICLGEQAIGECFGAHLRNLDKVYHGIATPVRIIAPDPLFEGLGDRMDVGRYHSWVVERDGLPDCLAVTAEDDKGEIMALAHRFYDVRGVQFHPESVLTPKGAGMMKNWLTITK, from the coding sequence ATGAAAAAGATATTGGTTTTTGATAATTACGATTCGTTCACTTATAATATTGTTCATCTGGTGCGGGAACTGGGATATGAGACAGAGGTCTACCGTAACGATAAGATAACGCTGGATGAAATAGGACGGTATGATAAGATCATTCTTTCTCCGGGACCGGGATTACCTTGCGAGTCGGGGCTACTTCCCGAACTGCTGTACCGGTATGCTGCGGAAAAGAGCATTCTGGGAATATGTCTGGGAGAACAGGCTATCGGAGAGTGTTTCGGAGCTCATTTGCGAAATCTCGATAAAGTCTATCACGGAATAGCCACTCCGGTACGTATTATTGCTCCAGACCCTTTATTCGAAGGATTGGGAGATCGTATGGATGTGGGACGTTATCATTCGTGGGTAGTGGAACGGGACGGTTTACCCGATTGTCTCGCGGTGACAGCTGAAGATGACAAGGGAGAAATTATGGCTCTGGCCCATCGTTTTTATGATGTCCGCGGTGTACAATTCCATCCGGAATCGGTGTTGACCCCGAAAGGAGCCGGAATGATGAAGAACTGGCTAACGATAACTAAATAG
- the rpmA gene encoding 50S ribosomal protein L27, with protein MAHKKGVGSSKNGRESESKRLGVKIFGGQVAKAGNILVRQRGTVHHPGENVGIGKDHTLFALVNGTVVFRKKKDNRSYVSVEPMN; from the coding sequence ATGGCACATAAGAAAGGTGTAGGTAGTTCGAAGAACGGCCGTGAATCGGAAAGTAAACGATTAGGAGTTAAGATTTTTGGCGGTCAGGTTGCTAAAGCAGGCAATATTCTGGTTCGTCAAAGAGGGACAGTTCACCATCCGGGTGAAAACGTAGGTATAGGCAAAGACCACACATTGTTTGCATTAGTAAACGGCACAGTGGTATTCCGTAAGAAAAAAGACAATCGTTCTTATGTTTCTGTGGAACCTATGAACTAA
- the trpC gene encoding indole-3-glycerol phosphate synthase TrpC, whose translation MKDMNVLDKILENKRDEIKRRKSLVPSLLLQNSPNYSRKKYSLKDSLTVSSCGIIAEFKRKSPSRGFIQEKASADVVIPSYVRAGAAACSVLTDTSFFGGSCDDLMMARECADIPLLRKDFIIDSYQVEEAAAWGADAILLIAAALEYGCCRELVACAHELGLEVLLEVHGSTELDYLFSGVDVVGVNNRDLGSFVTDVNISFELAREIPEDFVKISESGITSMQVVKELRKVGYNGFLIGERFMKEADPAVALGEFLRDEN comes from the coding sequence ATTAAAGATATGAATGTACTGGATAAGATATTGGAGAACAAAAGGGATGAAATAAAGCGGAGGAAGTCTCTGGTGCCTTCCCTTCTGTTACAAAATTCTCCGAACTATAGCAGGAAAAAATATTCCCTGAAGGATAGTTTGACGGTTTCTTCCTGCGGGATTATCGCCGAATTCAAACGTAAGTCTCCTTCCCGGGGATTCATTCAGGAGAAAGCCAGTGCGGATGTGGTCATACCAAGCTATGTCCGTGCCGGAGCTGCAGCATGCTCGGTACTCACCGATACTTCTTTTTTCGGAGGAAGTTGTGACGATTTGATGATGGCTCGTGAATGTGCCGATATACCTTTATTACGGAAAGATTTTATAATAGATTCTTATCAGGTGGAAGAAGCGGCAGCCTGGGGAGCCGATGCTATACTGCTTATTGCTGCAGCTCTGGAATACGGGTGTTGCAGGGAGCTCGTAGCATGTGCTCATGAGCTGGGACTGGAAGTGTTGCTGGAAGTTCATGGATCAACTGAGCTGGATTATTTGTTTTCCGGGGTAGACGTAGTCGGGGTGAATAACCGGGATTTGGGCTCTTTCGTGACGGATGTGAATATTTCGTTCGAATTGGCCCGGGAGATTCCGGAAGATTTTGTGAAGATTTCGGAAAGCGGTATTACCTCTATGCAGGTGGTAAAAGAATTGAGAAAGGTCGGATATAACGGATTTCTGATCGGAGAACGGTTTATGAAAGAAGCAGATCCGGCAGTTGCACTCGGTGAATTCCTGAGAGATGAAAATTAA
- a CDS encoding DMP19 family protein has translation MIQWIKKLLGLTRPERITKELIERLPAAKLCRKFIDGELASNMEIEIFDDIMCAVELHAEVFNGGFNQYYYNSGGERAERAGNMFAELGANRIADVVKRADGYYTDCRDELCSVWDGTIKGFSDSYKKFSFDAFDSEYYALVKNEKQLYTLIGTYIKQYPQKFLTGGTE, from the coding sequence ATGATACAATGGATTAAAAAGTTGTTGGGCTTGACTCGTCCAGAGCGAATAACAAAGGAACTTATAGAGCGGCTTCCAGCGGCTAAACTGTGTCGGAAATTCATAGACGGAGAGTTGGCAAGTAACATGGAGATTGAGATATTCGACGACATAATGTGTGCAGTAGAGCTGCATGCTGAAGTTTTTAATGGTGGTTTCAATCAATATTATTACAATTCCGGCGGCGAACGTGCCGAGCGAGCAGGAAATATGTTTGCCGAACTTGGCGCAAACCGGATAGCGGATGTAGTGAAACGAGCCGATGGGTATTATACGGATTGTCGGGATGAACTATGTTCCGTATGGGACGGAACAATAAAAGGTTTCAGCGACAGTTATAAAAAATTTTCTTTTGATGCTTTCGATAGTGAATATTATGCTTTGGTGAAAAATGAAAAACAGCTTTATACATTGATAGGTACATACATCAAACAATATCCGCAAAAGTTTTTAACTGGGGGAACAGAATAA
- a CDS encoding low molecular weight protein-tyrosine-phosphatase, which yields MKPHTKILFVCLGNICRSPAAEGIFKQLLKKNGIEERFDVDSAGTYGGHAGELPDRRMRAHAARRGYNLLHKSRKIRPEDFDTFDLIIGMDDYNIDTLRSLSPTPETAGKIYRMTDFCEHYPADHVPDPYYDGADGFENVLNILEDSCEGLLRKLSE from the coding sequence ATGAAACCTCATACCAAAATACTTTTCGTTTGTCTGGGTAATATATGCCGTTCTCCGGCAGCAGAAGGCATCTTCAAACAACTATTGAAAAAGAACGGCATAGAAGAACGCTTCGACGTGGATTCGGCTGGAACATACGGAGGGCATGCAGGAGAATTACCCGATCGCCGTATGCGGGCACATGCGGCCCGGCGTGGTTATAACCTTCTTCACAAATCCCGGAAAATACGGCCCGAAGATTTCGATACATTCGACCTGATTATAGGTATGGACGATTATAATATCGATACCTTGCGTTCGCTGTCACCCACTCCCGAAACCGCCGGAAAGATATACCGTATGACCGATTTTTGTGAACACTACCCGGCAGACCATGTACCCGACCCTTATTATGACGGAGCCGACGGCTTTGAGAATGTTTTGAACATACTGGAAGATTCTTGTGAAGGGCTGCTGCGGAAATTATCGGAATAA
- the kbl gene encoding glycine C-acetyltransferase, with protein MFSKMKEFLTEELTTIRNNGLYKEERTITTPQSASIKVKERDGRVLNFCANNYLGLSNNPRLIEAAKHAMDTHGYGMSSVRFICGAQDIHRELEKSIARYFKTEDTILYAACFDANGGVFEPLFSEEDAIISDSLNHASIIDGVRLCKAKRYRYANADMGELEKCLREAQTQRFRIIVTDGVFSMDGNVAPMDKICDLAEKYDALVMVDECHSAGVVGKTGHGVSELYNLYGRIDIYTGTLGKAFGGAIGGFTTGRKEIIDMLRQRSRPYLFSNSLPPAVVGAGIEVFKMLDESDELHTRLMENVEYFRSRMLEAGFDIKPTQSAICAVMLYDAKLSQTFAARMLEEGIYVTGFYYPVVPQGQARIRVQLSAAHNREELDACIDAFSCVGKQLGVIS; from the coding sequence ATGTTCTCCAAGATGAAAGAGTTCCTTACTGAGGAACTGACTACTATTCGTAATAACGGATTATATAAGGAGGAGCGTACGATTACGACTCCTCAGAGTGCGTCTATCAAGGTTAAGGAACGGGATGGACGGGTATTGAATTTTTGTGCAAACAATTATTTGGGATTATCCAATAATCCCAGGCTCATAGAGGCAGCCAAGCACGCAATGGATACGCATGGATATGGTATGTCCTCGGTTCGTTTTATATGCGGGGCACAGGACATACACCGGGAACTGGAAAAAAGTATCGCTCGTTATTTCAAAACGGAAGATACGATTTTATATGCAGCCTGTTTCGATGCTAACGGCGGTGTGTTCGAACCGTTATTTTCCGAAGAAGATGCGATTATTTCCGATTCGCTGAACCATGCTTCTATCATAGATGGCGTCAGGCTTTGTAAAGCGAAAAGATATAGGTATGCCAATGCTGATATGGGCGAACTTGAAAAATGTCTTCGGGAGGCCCAGACACAACGATTCCGGATTATTGTTACGGATGGTGTTTTCTCTATGGACGGAAATGTAGCTCCTATGGATAAAATATGCGATCTGGCAGAGAAGTATGATGCGTTGGTTATGGTAGATGAATGTCATTCGGCCGGTGTGGTCGGAAAAACCGGACATGGTGTGAGTGAATTATATAATTTGTACGGCCGTATCGATATATATACGGGAACTTTGGGCAAGGCTTTTGGAGGGGCTATCGGCGGTTTTACTACGGGCCGGAAAGAGATTATTGATATGTTGCGTCAGCGTTCCCGTCCTTATTTGTTTTCTAATTCTTTGCCTCCTGCCGTGGTAGGAGCCGGTATAGAAGTTTTTAAGATGCTGGACGAGAGTGATGAGTTACATACACGTCTGATGGAAAATGTGGAATATTTCAGAAGTAGAATGCTGGAGGCCGGTTTCGATATCAAGCCTACCCAATCGGCTATATGCGCCGTTATGTTGTACGATGCGAAACTATCTCAGACATTTGCTGCCCGGATGCTGGAAGAAGGTATCTATGTAACGGGATTTTATTATCCGGTAGTTCCTCAGGGACAGGCCCGAATACGAGTACAATTATCTGCAGCCCATAACCGGGAAGAGCTGGATGCATGTATCGATGCATTTAGTTGCGTAGGAAAACAATTGGGAGTTATATCTTAG
- the trpD gene encoding anthranilate phosphoribosyltransferase: MKDLLYKMFEHKNLTREEARHILLHISDGEYNECQLSAFMTVFLMRSITTEELAGFREAILERRVPVDLGVENAIDIVGTGGDGKNTFNISTAACFTVAGAGYKVIKHGNYGASSVSGASNVLEYHGVKFTDRTDVLRKSLDVCNISYLHAPFFSPALKSVGNVRRQLGVRTFFNMLGPLVNPVMPRYQLLGVYNLKLLRLYNYICQENGINCTIVHSLDGYDEISLTSPFKVSNGSGDRIYAPEELGFRTCRPEELSGGESIATAARVFDRVLNGDAAPGQMDCVIANAAFAIKTLCPRLDFEDARMQASDSLYGGKAKEAFSKFLKINN; encoded by the coding sequence ATGAAAGATTTATTATATAAAATGTTCGAACATAAGAATCTTACCCGGGAAGAGGCCAGGCATATTCTGCTTCATATATCGGATGGTGAGTATAATGAATGCCAGTTGTCGGCGTTTATGACGGTGTTTCTTATGAGGAGCATTACAACCGAAGAATTGGCTGGGTTCCGGGAGGCCATACTGGAAAGGCGTGTACCTGTGGATTTGGGAGTGGAAAATGCGATAGATATCGTAGGAACGGGAGGAGATGGAAAAAATACGTTCAATATTTCTACGGCGGCTTGTTTTACTGTTGCGGGTGCGGGTTATAAAGTCATCAAGCATGGTAATTACGGAGCTAGTTCGGTGAGCGGTGCTTCGAATGTTCTGGAGTATCACGGAGTGAAATTTACCGACAGGACAGATGTTCTCCGTAAATCTCTGGACGTGTGTAATATCAGTTATTTGCATGCGCCCTTTTTCAGCCCTGCGCTTAAGAGCGTAGGAAATGTCCGGCGTCAGCTGGGAGTACGGACTTTTTTTAATATGCTGGGACCTCTTGTGAATCCGGTTATGCCTCGTTATCAGTTATTAGGGGTATATAATCTTAAGCTGTTGCGTCTGTATAATTACATCTGTCAGGAAAACGGAATAAATTGTACGATCGTACATTCTTTGGATGGTTATGACGAAATATCGCTCACGTCTCCTTTTAAAGTGTCTAACGGATCGGGAGACCGTATATATGCTCCTGAAGAGCTGGGTTTCCGGACCTGCCGACCTGAAGAATTATCGGGTGGAGAGAGCATAGCGACAGCTGCCAGGGTCTTTGATCGTGTTCTGAACGGAGATGCTGCACCGGGACAAATGGATTGTGTTATTGCCAATGCGGCTTTTGCCATAAAGACCTTATGTCCCCGGCTGGATTTTGAAGATGCCAGGATGCAGGCTTCTGATTCTTTGTACGGGGGAAAAGCTAAGGAGGCGTTCTCGAAATTTCTGAAAATCAATAATTAA
- the rplU gene encoding 50S ribosomal protein L21, with the protein MYVIVEILGQQFKAEAGKKLFVHHFETEANATVEFDKVLLVDKDGAITVGVPTVEGAKVVCEVKSPLVKGERIIVFKKKRRKGYRKRNGHRQQFTEVLVKEVVA; encoded by the coding sequence ATGTACGTAATTGTAGAAATTTTAGGACAACAATTCAAAGCCGAAGCCGGTAAAAAATTGTTCGTTCACCACTTTGAAACAGAAGCTAACGCTACTGTTGAATTCGACAAAGTATTACTGGTAGACAAAGACGGTGCTATCACCGTAGGAGTACCTACCGTAGAAGGAGCCAAGGTTGTTTGCGAAGTTAAAAGCCCGCTCGTAAAAGGTGAAAGAATTATCGTTTTCAAGAAAAAAAGAAGAAAAGGTTACAGAAAACGTAATGGCCACCGCCAACAATTTACCGAAGTGTTAGTTAAAGAAGTTGTTGCTTAA
- the trpA gene encoding tryptophan synthase subunit alpha — MNRLKLLFGNKDRNILSVYFTAGFPEKESTVEIICELEKQGVDMIEVGVPFSDPMADGEVIQRSSSRALNNGMTLSLLLDQVAEARKVCRLPLVLMGYLNPMMQYGMEALFERCRETGIDALIIPDLPFNEYMKHYKMLCDRYDIPVIMLVTPETSLERVMLIDENCGGFIYMVSSASTTGTKERFSKEQEDYFKKMDSVSFRNRRLIGFGISNPETYETVCRYSSGGIVGSMFIKCLERNGSVKDAVSELMSVLDK; from the coding sequence ATGAACAGATTGAAATTATTATTCGGGAATAAAGACCGGAATATATTGTCGGTTTATTTTACCGCCGGGTTTCCCGAAAAAGAGAGTACGGTGGAAATTATTTGTGAATTAGAAAAACAGGGTGTGGATATGATAGAGGTCGGTGTGCCTTTTTCAGATCCTATGGCGGATGGTGAAGTGATACAACGGAGCAGTTCCCGGGCATTGAACAACGGTATGACCTTATCGTTGCTACTTGATCAGGTTGCAGAAGCGCGTAAGGTGTGCCGTTTACCTTTGGTATTGATGGGGTATCTGAATCCTATGATGCAATATGGGATGGAAGCTCTTTTTGAGCGTTGCCGGGAAACTGGAATCGATGCGCTGATTATTCCGGATTTGCCGTTTAACGAATATATGAAACATTATAAGATGCTTTGCGACCGGTACGATATACCTGTGATCATGCTCGTCACTCCCGAAACGTCCCTGGAGCGTGTAATGCTGATAGATGAAAATTGCGGAGGTTTTATTTATATGGTTTCTTCCGCATCCACAACAGGAACTAAAGAACGGTTCAGCAAGGAACAGGAGGATTATTTTAAAAAGATGGATTCTGTTTCCTTCAGGAATCGCAGACTCATAGGATTTGGTATTTCCAATCCCGAAACCTATGAGACAGTTTGCCGTTACAGCAGTGGCGGTATTGTAGGCAGTATGTTTATTAAATGTCTGGAACGGAACGGATCGGTGAAAGATGCGGTATCGGAATTGATGTCTGTACTGGATAAATGA
- a CDS encoding phosphoribosylanthranilate isomerase — protein MKIKVCGMCHAGNILDVARLKPDMMGFIFYPFSPRYAGSISPEVVEMLPDEIERTGVFVNEDRKEILRIVSLYNLHTLQLHGDESPEECFRLRNSGCRVIKAIRVGGSEDIGNAVLYENACDGLLFDASGTKRGGTGVPFDWALLNHYTGKLPFLLSGGISAKDIEKIGYFSRTGFVGIDLNSRFEIVPGVKDIRMLGTFIKKIRMMNDK, from the coding sequence ATGAAAATTAAAGTTTGCGGTATGTGCCATGCCGGGAATATCCTGGATGTTGCCCGGTTGAAACCGGATATGATGGGTTTCATTTTTTATCCGTTCTCTCCGCGTTATGCCGGTAGTATATCTCCGGAAGTAGTGGAAATGTTGCCGGACGAAATAGAAAGAACTGGTGTATTCGTTAATGAGGATCGGAAAGAGATATTGCGTATAGTTTCCCTGTATAATCTGCATACACTTCAATTACATGGTGATGAGTCGCCTGAAGAATGTTTCCGGCTGAGGAATTCCGGTTGTCGCGTTATCAAGGCGATACGAGTGGGTGGGAGTGAAGATATTGGGAATGCGGTTTTGTATGAAAATGCGTGCGACGGACTTTTGTTCGATGCCTCCGGTACTAAGCGGGGAGGTACGGGTGTACCGTTCGACTGGGCGTTATTGAATCATTATACAGGAAAACTCCCTTTTTTGCTAAGTGGCGGTATATCGGCAAAAGATATTGAAAAGATAGGTTATTTTAGCCGTACCGGATTCGTTGGTATAGACCTGAACAGTCGTTTTGAAATAGTTCCCGGAGTGAAAGATATACGAATGTTGGGAACCTTTATAAAAAAAATTAGAATGATGAACGATAAATAG
- a CDS encoding RNA polymerase sigma factor, protein MENIEIESEFKRLAPSLQLYAIYLTKDQESAKDLLQETYLKAIENLDKFIKKTNFKAWLFTIMRNTFINEYRRFMKMNMTPLENQSDVLFSEELSDELYDINLIELLIKHLSKQEHLTFEMFLQGYKYEEIAETLNISIGTVRSRIHTIRGKLRKTLE, encoded by the coding sequence ATGGAAAATATAGAAATTGAAAGTGAGTTTAAACGATTAGCCCCTTCTTTGCAATTATATGCCATTTATCTGACTAAAGATCAGGAATCAGCGAAAGATTTACTCCAAGAAACTTATTTAAAAGCCATTGAGAATCTGGATAAATTTATTAAGAAAACAAATTTCAAGGCTTGGCTGTTCACTATAATGAGAAATACGTTCATCAATGAGTACCGGAGATTTATGAAGATGAATATGACTCCCTTAGAAAATCAGTCCGATGTTCTTTTCTCAGAAGAGTTATCGGACGAATTATATGATATAAACCTTATCGAATTACTGATAAAGCATTTGTCGAAACAGGAACATTTGACTTTTGAAATGTTCCTGCAGGGGTATAAATATGAAGAAATAGCCGAGACGTTGAATATCTCTATCGGAACGGTAAGAAGTAGGATTCATACGATCCGGGGGAAATTAAGGAAAACGTTAGAGTAG
- a CDS encoding NAD-dependent epimerase/dehydratase family protein has product MKNILVIGATGQIGSELMVSLRSLYGAEHVVGGYIAGVQIPDCLRDSGPMEEADVTNSQQIAGIVDRYHIDTIFNLAAILSAQAEKKPLLAWNIQINGVLNLLEISREKGCSLFTPSSIGAFGDSSPKIKTPQDTIQRPRTIYGVSKVSCELLSDYYYYKYGVDTRSVRFPGLISYVTPPGGGTTDYAVEIYYAAVAGEKFYTPVSAGTYMDMMYMPDALHAIVMLMEADPDKLIHRNSFNIASMSFDPEMIYAEIRKHYPDFEMEYRIDELRQKIADSWPDSLDDTCAREEWGWKPRYDLSSMTTDMIVHLKQKLHK; this is encoded by the coding sequence ATGAAAAATATACTTGTAATAGGTGCTACCGGACAGATTGGTTCGGAACTGATGGTGAGCTTACGTTCTTTATATGGGGCCGAACATGTAGTGGGAGGATATATTGCCGGAGTGCAAATCCCTGATTGTTTACGTGATTCCGGTCCGATGGAAGAAGCAGATGTGACCAATTCCCAACAGATAGCTGGCATTGTGGACCGTTATCATATCGATACGATATTCAATCTTGCTGCTATTTTGTCGGCTCAGGCCGAAAAAAAGCCTTTATTGGCCTGGAATATCCAGATTAACGGGGTTTTGAATCTTCTTGAAATTAGTCGTGAGAAAGGTTGTTCTTTGTTTACCCCCAGTTCTATAGGAGCGTTCGGAGATTCCTCTCCTAAAATAAAAACGCCGCAAGATACGATTCAGCGTCCCCGGACGATTTATGGCGTCAGTAAAGTGAGTTGCGAGCTGCTGAGCGATTACTATTATTATAAATATGGGGTTGACACCCGTTCGGTACGTTTCCCCGGACTTATTTCGTATGTGACTCCTCCGGGAGGGGGTACTACCGATTATGCTGTGGAAATTTATTATGCAGCTGTAGCCGGTGAGAAGTTTTATACACCGGTAAGTGCCGGAACTTATATGGATATGATGTATATGCCGGATGCTTTGCATGCGATCGTCATGCTGATGGAGGCCGATCCGGATAAACTTATTCACCGGAATTCTTTCAATATCGCTTCCATGAGTTTCGATCCGGAAATGATATATGCTGAGATACGGAAACATTATCCTGATTTTGAAATGGAGTATCGTATCGATGAGTTGAGACAGAAGATTGCCGATTCATGGCCTGATTCCCTGGACGATACCTGTGCGCGTGAGGAATGGGGATGGAAACCGCGGTATGATTTGTCGTCCATGACGACCGATATGATTGTGCATTTGAAACAGAAACTCCATAAATAA